From Alteromonas sp. RKMC-009, one genomic window encodes:
- the epmA gene encoding elongation factor P--(R)-beta-lysine ligase encodes MSSNTPWQPTASLNNLRERAELLRQIRDFFACRDVLEVDTPLLSHGTVTDVHLAAFSSEFDHSVTGSKETLYLQTSPEYAMKRLLCAGYGSIYQICKAFRHEGAGRFHNPEFTMLEWYRTGYDHHQLMAEMDTLLQLTLSTGTAEKISYQDVFLRELNVDPLTATVDLLQQTALQCGLDMHAGMPEDADTLLQLLFSLYIEPRIGAAVPCFVYGFPASQAALAKVNEDDARTADRFEVYFKGVELANGFNELANPAEQRQRFLNDNAQRRQSGLPELPVDEHFLSALEQGLPDCAGVALGIDRLLMLKTGAEHIQDIIAFPVSRA; translated from the coding sequence TTTGCGTGAGCGGGCTGAACTGCTGCGCCAAATCCGTGATTTCTTCGCCTGCAGAGATGTGCTCGAAGTCGATACACCATTGCTGAGTCACGGGACTGTTACCGATGTACATCTGGCTGCCTTTTCAAGCGAGTTTGATCACAGCGTGACAGGCAGCAAGGAAACCCTGTATTTGCAAACGTCGCCGGAATACGCCATGAAACGGTTATTGTGTGCAGGCTACGGTTCGATTTATCAGATTTGCAAAGCGTTTCGCCATGAAGGGGCAGGGCGCTTTCACAACCCTGAATTTACTATGCTGGAGTGGTACCGTACCGGCTATGACCATCATCAGTTGATGGCAGAAATGGACACCCTGCTGCAACTGACATTGTCGACCGGAACTGCGGAAAAAATCAGTTATCAGGATGTATTCCTCAGGGAATTAAACGTCGATCCTCTTACCGCCACAGTGGACCTTCTGCAGCAAACCGCTTTGCAATGCGGGCTGGATATGCATGCCGGCATGCCGGAAGACGCAGACACCCTGCTGCAACTGCTGTTCAGTCTTTACATCGAGCCCCGTATTGGCGCTGCCGTACCCTGTTTTGTTTATGGCTTTCCAGCCTCGCAGGCAGCACTGGCAAAAGTGAATGAAGATGACGCCCGTACTGCTGATCGTTTCGAAGTGTATTTTAAAGGCGTGGAACTGGCGAACGGATTTAACGAACTGGCTAACCCTGCAGAACAGCGTCAGCGCTTTCTTAATGATAATGCACAGCGCCGTCAATCCGGTTTACCGGAACTGCCGGTGGATGAGCATTTCCTCTCTGCGCTGGAGCAGGGATTACCTGACTGCGCAGGTGTGGCGCTGGGCATCGACCGTTTGCTGATGCTGAAAACCGGTGCTGAACATATTCAGGACATTATTGCGTTTCCTGTATCGCGGGCCTGA
- a CDS encoding TonB-dependent receptor, with the protein MHTPSLIAVAMMTAFSSAALATTITGKVTDQAGAPVAGAEVSVEGSRRVVYTDENGIYSMDNVTAQDVHIHVATPKYLHGDKDLGPVSEDQQVNFTLLPASIENITVTATAMQTSVLESVTPVSVISAEELRRKQQPTLGETLKTVPGVHSSYFGPVSSSPVIRGAGGPRVKIVQNGLDVSDVSRIGPDHNVAASTSSATQVEVLRGPATLQYGSGAIGGVVNVVDKRIPQEMPYGTEGEAEMRYSTVDNGKFGKVDVTTGTGNVAFHFDGFKRKTDDVDIPGYSEAEPDDDATFGTLASTDMDTTDFNAGISYVKDEGFFGFSVEKLDNLYGVPGHHHHHEEEEEAAEEEGAEEGTKIDVDMTRYQLAGEWHSPTAGIDNIRFSAAYTDYTHVEIEDGEIGTQFNNEGVNAKLTIAHTGIAGWHGVFGFQLTDSDYEAIGEEAFSPPTSTDTQAVFLIEQKKVGDVTFELGGRLEQTSYDADDAEVELHVEHLDEEEHEEEEEHEEEAMVFNFPDYDFTSVSVSAGANWEYQPGYSAALTLSRNERAPSQQELFSGGQHIATRTYEVGLVYQLDDEGELSDTLRSVDEEVSTNLDLTFRKFSGNWGYTASLFYNQVDNYIYESGTGLIAVTEEHEHGEEGAEEEGHEEEGTPVYYFRQSDADLYGMEAEVFYNITGEWRVDLYGDYIRAKLDNEDLPRIPPLRIGSSIRYQGQSLSGEVGVEWYDDQTRTAPYETATDGYTLLNASVEYDIASAGVDWVLFATADNITDEEARVHTSFLKDLAPLPGRNFSVGVRAVF; encoded by the coding sequence ATGCATACTCCCTCTCTTATCGCTGTTGCTATGATGACAGCATTCAGCAGCGCCGCACTGGCCACTACTATAACCGGTAAAGTCACAGATCAAGCCGGCGCTCCCGTTGCAGGAGCAGAAGTCTCAGTAGAAGGTTCAAGGCGCGTAGTCTATACCGACGAAAATGGCATTTATTCAATGGATAATGTCACCGCTCAAGACGTCCATATTCATGTGGCAACGCCGAAATATCTGCATGGTGATAAAGATTTAGGTCCTGTTTCTGAAGACCAGCAGGTTAACTTTACGCTTCTGCCAGCTTCCATTGAAAACATCACGGTAACCGCTACCGCTATGCAAACTTCTGTACTGGAAAGCGTGACGCCGGTATCGGTTATCAGCGCTGAAGAACTGCGCAGAAAACAACAGCCGACTTTGGGTGAAACGCTGAAAACCGTTCCGGGTGTGCATTCCAGTTACTTCGGACCAGTCTCAAGCAGTCCGGTCATTCGTGGTGCCGGTGGTCCGCGGGTTAAAATTGTGCAGAACGGCCTGGATGTATCTGATGTATCACGAATTGGTCCTGATCATAACGTAGCGGCCAGCACGTCCAGTGCCACTCAGGTGGAAGTACTGCGCGGTCCTGCCACATTACAATATGGCTCCGGCGCGATCGGCGGTGTGGTCAACGTGGTTGACAAACGTATTCCTCAGGAAATGCCATACGGCACAGAAGGGGAAGCAGAAATGCGTTATTCCACTGTGGACAACGGTAAGTTCGGTAAGGTGGACGTGACCACCGGAACCGGCAATGTGGCATTTCACTTCGATGGTTTCAAACGCAAAACCGATGACGTGGATATTCCCGGCTACTCAGAGGCTGAGCCGGATGATGATGCCACCTTCGGCACACTGGCCAGTACAGATATGGATACAACCGACTTCAATGCCGGTATCAGCTATGTAAAGGATGAAGGCTTCTTCGGCTTTTCTGTAGAAAAACTGGATAACCTGTATGGCGTGCCCGGTCATCATCACCACCACGAAGAAGAAGAGGAAGCGGCAGAAGAAGAAGGCGCAGAAGAAGGTACCAAAATTGATGTGGATATGACCCGCTATCAACTGGCGGGTGAATGGCATTCGCCCACTGCCGGCATTGATAACATCCGGTTCTCTGCTGCTTATACAGACTACACCCACGTTGAAATTGAAGATGGCGAAATTGGTACGCAATTTAATAATGAAGGCGTGAATGCCAAGCTGACGATTGCCCATACCGGTATTGCCGGATGGCATGGTGTATTTGGTTTCCAGCTGACGGACAGCGATTACGAAGCGATTGGTGAAGAAGCATTTTCCCCGCCAACCAGCACAGATACACAAGCTGTTTTTCTGATTGAACAGAAGAAAGTGGGCGACGTGACTTTTGAGTTGGGTGGTCGTCTGGAGCAAACCTCCTACGATGCAGATGACGCTGAAGTAGAACTTCATGTGGAGCATCTTGATGAAGAAGAGCATGAGGAAGAGGAAGAACATGAAGAAGAGGCTATGGTCTTCAATTTCCCTGACTATGACTTCACCAGTGTTTCGGTTTCTGCCGGTGCAAACTGGGAGTATCAGCCGGGTTACTCTGCCGCACTGACATTATCCCGTAATGAACGTGCGCCAAGTCAGCAGGAATTGTTCTCCGGTGGTCAGCACATTGCGACCCGGACTTATGAAGTCGGGTTGGTGTATCAACTGGATGATGAAGGTGAGTTATCTGACACGCTCAGAAGTGTAGATGAAGAAGTCAGTACCAACCTGGATCTCACATTCCGTAAATTCAGCGGCAACTGGGGTTACACTGCGTCACTGTTCTACAACCAGGTAGACAACTACATTTATGAAAGTGGTACAGGCCTGATTGCTGTAACCGAAGAGCATGAACACGGGGAAGAAGGGGCAGAAGAGGAAGGTCATGAGGAAGAGGGCACGCCGGTGTACTACTTCCGGCAATCCGATGCTGACTTATACGGTATGGAAGCCGAGGTGTTCTACAACATTACCGGTGAATGGCGTGTGGATTTATATGGTGACTACATTCGTGCCAAACTGGATAACGAAGACTTGCCACGCATTCCGCCTTTGCGTATCGGCTCGTCAATCCGTTATCAGGGGCAATCACTTTCCGGTGAAGTGGGTGTGGAATGGTATGACGACCAAACCCGTACTGCACCGTATGAAACTGCAACTGATGGCTACACCTTGCTGAACGCCAGTGTTGAATATGACATCGCATCTGCCGGGGTGGACTGGGTGCTCTTCGCTACTGCAGACAACATCACAGACGAAGAGGCCCGTGTACACACGTCGTTCCTGAAAGACTTAGCGCCGCTGCCCGGCCGCAACTTCTCGGTGGGTGTAAGAGCCGTGTTTTAA
- a CDS encoding GNAT family N-acetyltransferase, producing MLKGTSLILSTSRLRLRKPVADDRNWIFALNHDPLWLRFIGNRGVHTLKDANRYIDNALVHFENHGYGLFAVEDKLTGKPLGMCGLINRGIFSAPDLGFALLPQARGQGIGGEAGEAVISYARDTLGVNYLTAMTHADNTDSQKLLMNLGFKKRGNLFMSGVFAQHFFWLDLKTRQR from the coding sequence TTGTTAAAGGGCACATCTTTGATTCTTTCTACATCGCGGCTGCGTCTGCGCAAGCCGGTGGCAGATGATCGCAACTGGATTTTTGCGTTAAATCACGATCCTCTGTGGCTTCGCTTCATTGGAAACCGGGGCGTCCATACACTTAAAGATGCGAACCGGTATATTGATAATGCGCTGGTGCATTTTGAAAATCATGGCTATGGCCTGTTTGCCGTAGAAGATAAATTAACCGGTAAACCGTTGGGGATGTGTGGTTTGATAAACCGCGGTATTTTCAGTGCGCCTGATTTAGGATTCGCCTTGCTGCCGCAAGCCCGCGGGCAGGGGATAGGTGGCGAAGCCGGTGAAGCGGTTATCAGCTATGCCAGAGACACCCTTGGCGTGAATTACCTCACTGCGATGACTCATGCTGATAATACGGATTCTCAGAAACTGTTAATGAATCTGGGCTTTAAGAAGCGGGGCAATCTGTTTATGTCAGGTGTCTTTGCGCAACATTTTTTCTGGCTGGATTTAAAAACGCGGCAGCGCTGA
- a CDS encoding peptidylprolyl isomerase — MLRALLLALVVVTTPVIAAKPKDDGSQIQPDNYYPRVKMETTMGDFVVELYRRRAPITVNNFLRYVDKKSYNGTIFHRVVPGYIVQGGGYNAEFDEKPDYGTIFNESGSGMSNKMYTVSMARQNDPHSATRQFFFNMNDNTNLDPGRDWGYSVFGMIVEGEAVVEKMMEVELDYQPALGEPNSPKEPIILKSVTLLPAV, encoded by the coding sequence ATGCTGCGTGCTTTGCTGCTGGCTTTAGTTGTCGTAACCACTCCGGTTATTGCAGCAAAACCAAAAGATGACGGCTCACAAATTCAGCCGGACAATTATTACCCGCGGGTGAAAATGGAAACCACAATGGGCGATTTTGTCGTCGAACTGTACCGCCGCCGTGCGCCTATCACCGTGAATAACTTCCTGCGTTACGTTGATAAGAAAAGCTATAACGGCACCATCTTCCACCGTGTTGTACCCGGCTATATTGTCCAGGGTGGCGGTTACAATGCTGAGTTTGATGAAAAGCCGGATTACGGCACGATTTTCAACGAATCCGGCAGTGGCATGAGCAACAAAATGTACACGGTTTCCATGGCACGTCAGAACGACCCGCATTCAGCGACACGACAGTTCTTCTTTAACATGAATGACAATACCAACCTTGACCCCGGCAGAGACTGGGGTTACAGCGTGTTTGGTATGATTGTGGAAGGCGAAGCTGTTGTGGAAAAAATGATGGAAGTAGAGCTGGACTATCAGCCTGCACTGGGTGAACCGAATTCCCCTAAAGAGCCCATCATTTTGAAATCTGTCACTTTACTTCCGGCGGTGTAA
- a CDS encoding methyltransferase translates to MSDNTAFVFRDRELNLIRHPAKHQHISLQAWDSADELIIDYLASEAPEGPGKCIIFNDDFGTLGCWYASHNPCWISDSWIAHRSLADNLKGNNIAATLDDNGLVASPLKAADCLAPLPEKPQTVIIKIPRTLALLEHQLIMLQEVITPETRIVAGAKVKAITKNVLELFEKYTGHTTTSLAKKKSRLIFAKPDEAILKKPVKSPYPVRWTAKSQNGVTLTLSNHANVFSGRSLDIGARFMIDHMNVTNNERVIDLGCGNGILGLNALALAPQARITFVDESFMALASARQNVAENFPEQLAQCEFVPSNCLDALKQAEEGGFSKVFCNPPFHQQNAITDHIAWQMFSDSKASLARGGHLVVVGNRHLDYHVKLKRLFGGVTQVASHQKFVILSCAKR, encoded by the coding sequence ATGAGCGACAACACAGCCTTTGTCTTTCGCGACCGCGAACTGAACTTAATACGCCACCCGGCAAAACATCAGCATATCAGTTTACAGGCCTGGGACAGCGCCGATGAATTGATTATCGACTATCTTGCCTCAGAAGCTCCTGAAGGCCCCGGCAAATGTATCATATTTAATGATGACTTCGGCACCCTGGGCTGCTGGTATGCCAGTCATAATCCCTGCTGGATTTCAGATTCATGGATTGCTCACCGCTCGCTGGCTGACAACCTGAAAGGTAATAATATTGCCGCCACACTGGATGACAACGGACTGGTAGCCTCACCATTGAAAGCTGCTGATTGCCTTGCTCCGTTGCCAGAAAAGCCGCAAACGGTGATTATAAAGATACCCCGCACTCTTGCGTTGCTGGAACATCAGTTGATTATGTTGCAGGAAGTCATTACCCCTGAAACTCGTATTGTGGCCGGTGCGAAAGTGAAGGCCATTACGAAAAATGTGCTGGAGCTGTTTGAGAAATACACCGGTCACACCACCACTTCACTGGCAAAGAAAAAATCCCGCCTTATTTTTGCAAAGCCGGATGAAGCGATACTGAAAAAGCCCGTAAAGTCTCCTTATCCGGTGCGCTGGACAGCGAAAAGCCAGAACGGCGTAACGCTGACACTTTCCAACCATGCCAATGTATTCTCCGGACGCTCTTTAGACATCGGGGCAAGGTTCATGATTGATCATATGAACGTGACCAACAACGAACGGGTTATTGATCTTGGTTGCGGTAACGGCATTTTAGGTCTGAACGCGCTGGCACTGGCACCACAGGCGCGGATCACCTTTGTTGATGAGTCATTCATGGCGCTGGCCTCAGCCAGACAAAACGTGGCAGAAAACTTTCCTGAACAACTGGCGCAATGTGAATTTGTGCCATCGAACTGCCTTGACGCCTTGAAACAGGCTGAAGAGGGCGGATTCAGTAAAGTGTTCTGCAACCCGCCATTTCATCAGCAGAACGCGATAACCGACCACATTGCCTGGCAAATGTTTTCAGATTCCAAAGCCAGTCTGGCCAGAGGCGGACATCTGGTGGTGGTGGGTAACCGCCATCTCGATTACCATGTTAAATTAAAGCGCTTGTTTGGTGGCGTAACGCAAGTTGCCAGCCATCAGAAGTTTGTTATTTTAAGTTGTGCAAAACGCTAA
- a CDS encoding alpha-ketoglutarate-dependent dioxygenase AlkB family protein produces MQFSLFDDGCNAGAAPQKLALPGADVTYIPGWLGPDDADALYASLASSLNWSQDTIKLFGKPVKIPRLQAWYGDAVSEYSYSGLTMVPRPWTADLLALKTRCENTAGCKFNSVLANWYRHGQDSMGMHADDEKELGVQPVIASVTLGEARPFLFRHRSGAPSVKVSLEHGSLLIMQGDTQRNYLHGINKTTRHVDGRINLTFRFIYPAVPEQNPCKM; encoded by the coding sequence ATGCAATTTTCACTATTCGATGATGGCTGTAACGCCGGCGCTGCGCCTCAGAAACTGGCGTTACCCGGCGCGGATGTTACTTACATACCGGGCTGGCTCGGGCCGGATGATGCTGACGCGTTGTACGCATCGCTGGCCTCATCGTTAAACTGGTCACAGGATACCATTAAACTGTTTGGTAAGCCGGTTAAAATTCCGCGTCTGCAAGCCTGGTACGGGGATGCTGTCAGCGAGTATTCCTACTCCGGCCTGACGATGGTACCGCGCCCCTGGACCGCTGATCTGCTGGCGTTGAAAACCCGTTGCGAAAATACCGCTGGTTGCAAGTTTAATAGTGTGCTGGCGAACTGGTACCGGCACGGGCAGGACAGCATGGGCATGCATGCTGATGATGAAAAGGAACTGGGCGTACAGCCGGTTATTGCATCTGTGACTCTCGGTGAAGCGAGGCCCTTTTTATTTCGTCACCGCAGTGGTGCTCCGTCAGTGAAGGTCAGTCTTGAGCATGGCTCACTGCTAATCATGCAGGGAGACACTCAGCGCAACTATCTGCACGGCATCAACAAGACGACCCGGCATGTTGATGGTAGAATTAATCTAACTTTCCGATTTATCTATCCCGCTGTGCCGGAGCAGAACCCATGCAAAATGTAA
- a CDS encoding BolA family protein: MQNVKQFIEQQLNDALTPVYLEVLDESHMHNVPDGAQSHFKVTVVSEAFVDVRRVPRHQKVNGLLAEALQGPVHALALHTYTPEEWEARGGSVTPSPDCLGGSKLG; the protein is encoded by the coding sequence ATGCAAAATGTAAAACAGTTTATCGAACAGCAACTTAATGATGCTCTCACACCTGTGTATCTTGAAGTGCTGGATGAAAGTCATATGCACAACGTACCCGATGGTGCCCAGAGTCATTTCAAAGTAACGGTGGTGTCAGAAGCGTTTGTTGACGTACGTCGGGTGCCCCGTCACCAGAAGGTGAACGGGTTGCTGGCCGAAGCTTTACAGGGGCCGGTACATGCACTGGCTTTGCACACGTATACCCCTGAAGAATGGGAAGCCAGAGGCGGCAGTGTAACCCCGTCACCAGATTGCCTGGGTGGCAGTAAGTTGGGATAG
- a CDS encoding TIM barrel protein, with protein MTSSLTRRHFLKAGLGVAGVLAAPGLMANAMTGGCNAASGRPYGVQMYMLRDMFAKDPAGTIKKLAAAGFKQLEMFGVGGSVNAEGAPLFGLSIDDMADLMAEYKLTVPSVHINSDLEDIEYIKELGSKLNIDYFIEPMAGEFLNFKDGKVNLNTPSSVDEVKAIAARLNKRGQTMKELGFKFAYHNHNFEFDKVDGQVIFDIMMENTDPELVKIELDLGWVAAAGHDPVAMLNKYKGRVIGCHMKDYDGSVPLSDDPRMIIPEMSRISTPGDGKSDFAAIVKHLNENNVKYRYVEVDVTDTPFEDAVRGLCHLSALG; from the coding sequence ATGACTTCGTCACTTACCCGTCGACATTTTCTTAAAGCTGGTCTGGGCGTAGCCGGTGTGCTGGCAGCGCCGGGACTGATGGCCAACGCGATGACCGGAGGCTGTAATGCAGCTTCAGGCAGACCTTACGGCGTACAAATGTACATGCTGCGCGACATGTTTGCTAAAGATCCCGCCGGTACAATTAAAAAACTGGCCGCAGCCGGTTTCAAGCAGCTTGAAATGTTCGGTGTAGGTGGTTCAGTGAATGCAGAAGGCGCGCCGCTGTTCGGTTTAAGCATCGATGATATGGCAGATCTCATGGCAGAATATAAGCTGACAGTGCCGTCTGTACATATTAATTCCGACCTGGAAGACATTGAATATATTAAGGAACTGGGCAGCAAACTGAATATCGATTACTTCATCGAGCCCATGGCCGGCGAGTTCCTGAATTTCAAAGATGGTAAAGTAAACCTGAACACCCCTTCTTCTGTTGACGAAGTTAAAGCTATTGCTGCAAGACTGAACAAGCGTGGTCAGACAATGAAAGAGCTTGGCTTTAAATTCGCATATCACAACCATAACTTTGAGTTCGATAAAGTGGACGGACAGGTGATTTTCGACATCATGATGGAGAACACCGACCCGGAGCTGGTTAAAATCGAGCTGGATTTAGGTTGGGTGGCTGCAGCCGGTCATGATCCTGTTGCCATGCTGAATAAATACAAAGGCCGTGTTATCGGCTGTCATATGAAGGATTACGACGGTTCCGTTCCGCTGAGTGACGATCCGCGTATGATTATTCCTGAGATGTCACGCATCTCAACCCCGGGAGACGGCAAATCAGACTTTGCCGCCATCGTTAAACACCTGAATGAAAATAACGTGAAGTATCGTTACGTAGAAGTGGATGTAACTGATACGCCGTTTGAAGATGCTGTGCGCGGACTCTGTCATCTGAGTGCGTTAGGTTAA
- a CDS encoding carboxylesterase/lipase family protein produces MKKRLFALSAVAAVMLSACGEKVAESPAPVAEDASPQVTVKNGTLQGVKDDDIRVFKGIPYAKPPVGENRWRSPQPVADWNGVKEVLDYGNDCMQKPFPSDAAPLGKEPAEDCLYVNVWAPQEDDIKRPVVVWIHGGGYVNGGASPATYDGSEFARAGVIFVSFNYRLGRFGFFAHPALSAAEEGPLGNYGFEDQIAAMQWVKDNVEAFGGDKNNVTIMGESAGGGSVHNLMQTPGARGTFQRAIIMSGGGRSLTGERSLTEEVNGQPSAEQIGVNFAEKNGISGNGAEALAALRALPADKVVDGLNLMALFQPPGGVPTYVGGPIADGDIVQGSTQSLLEQGKVAKVPVMVGTTSQDIGFSMFPDKEALFASFGEYAQAAKDAYDPEGTGKLQDIGAEVAQDRMMQEPARFVAERMTDLDENVYMYRYGYVAESVRNGKGAPHASEIPFFFKTADVKYPDATEQDLNASELVFDYVVSFIENGDPNVSRLPEWKPYDNEAHNIMTFTMDATAVHGEDPWTERLDVVQRSTEAAQAAMR; encoded by the coding sequence ATGAAAAAACGGCTGTTTGCGTTGTCTGCTGTTGCAGCAGTAATGTTAAGTGCATGTGGTGAGAAAGTGGCTGAAAGTCCTGCGCCGGTAGCTGAAGATGCATCACCGCAGGTAACGGTTAAAAATGGTACGCTGCAGGGCGTTAAAGATGATGATATCCGCGTTTTTAAAGGGATCCCTTACGCAAAACCTCCGGTAGGTGAAAATCGCTGGCGTTCTCCTCAGCCCGTTGCAGACTGGAACGGTGTGAAAGAAGTGCTGGATTACGGCAACGACTGTATGCAAAAGCCGTTTCCAAGTGACGCTGCGCCGCTCGGTAAAGAGCCTGCCGAAGATTGCTTGTACGTGAACGTATGGGCACCGCAGGAAGATGATATCAAGCGTCCTGTGGTTGTGTGGATCCATGGTGGTGGTTATGTAAACGGTGGCGCATCGCCTGCCACCTACGACGGTAGCGAGTTTGCCCGTGCCGGTGTGATTTTTGTCAGCTTTAACTACCGCCTTGGCCGTTTTGGTTTCTTCGCACATCCGGCGCTTTCAGCCGCTGAAGAAGGTCCGTTAGGCAACTACGGTTTTGAAGATCAGATAGCCGCCATGCAATGGGTGAAAGATAACGTGGAAGCTTTCGGTGGCGATAAGAATAATGTCACCATCATGGGCGAATCTGCCGGCGGCGGTTCTGTACACAATCTTATGCAGACACCGGGTGCACGGGGCACCTTCCAGCGGGCGATTATTATGTCCGGTGGCGGCCGTTCATTAACCGGCGAGCGCAGCTTAACGGAAGAAGTAAATGGTCAGCCCTCTGCGGAGCAGATAGGCGTTAATTTCGCTGAAAAGAATGGCATTTCCGGTAATGGCGCAGAAGCGCTGGCTGCTCTGCGGGCATTGCCGGCAGACAAAGTGGTAGATGGCCTGAATCTGATGGCGCTGTTCCAGCCTCCCGGCGGTGTACCGACGTATGTTGGCGGCCCCATTGCTGATGGTGACATTGTACAGGGCAGCACCCAGTCATTGCTTGAGCAGGGCAAAGTCGCGAAAGTGCCGGTAATGGTGGGTACGACCAGCCAGGATATCGGATTCAGCATGTTCCCGGATAAAGAGGCATTGTTCGCCTCATTCGGTGAGTATGCGCAGGCAGCGAAAGATGCCTATGATCCTGAAGGCACCGGTAAATTACAGGATATCGGAGCTGAAGTGGCACAGGACCGTATGATGCAGGAGCCTGCAAGGTTTGTTGCAGAGCGTATGACGGACCTGGACGAAAACGTGTACATGTACCGGTATGGTTACGTAGCAGAAAGTGTCCGTAACGGGAAGGGCGCACCCCATGCCAGTGAGATCCCGTTTTTCTTTAAAACGGCTGACGTGAAGTATCCGGATGCCACTGAGCAGGATCTGAATGCCTCTGAACTGGTTTTCGACTACGTGGTGAGCTTTATCGAAAATGGTGACCCGAATGTTTCCCGGTTGCCGGAATGGAAGCCTTATGACAATGAAGCGCATAACATCATGACGTTCACCATGGACGCTACAGCGGTGCATGGTGAAGACCCGTGGACAGAGCGTCTGGATGTGGTTCAGCGTTCAACCGAAGCGGCTCAGGCTGCCATGCGTTAA
- a CDS encoding AEC family transporter, giving the protein MFSFITETLLPVLILLLMGWLFFRIKWLNESFVEAGSKLVFNVTLPALLFLSISQADFAHAANFPLIGVGIAGTLIMCALLVLTARMTVTPYQARGVVVQGGFRANMGIIGLAYCANTYGPEGLAAASVYLGCITILFNILSVIVLNFYQTGHRSVSKQIKGITKNPLIISIVVALPFSYYSWTLPDAILKTGEYVSQLTLPLALICTGASLQFRSFSADWFNITLSTVSKCILYPALMVGLAYLAGFTGMSLGIVLLLSIAPTAAASYVMVRNMGGDHRLAASIIAVSTLVSLPVTALAFGTLTALNLV; this is encoded by the coding sequence ATGTTTTCCTTTATCACTGAAACCTTATTACCCGTGCTGATTTTATTGCTGATGGGCTGGTTATTTTTCCGCATAAAATGGCTGAACGAGAGCTTTGTTGAAGCCGGTTCTAAATTGGTTTTCAACGTCACATTACCTGCACTGCTGTTTTTGTCTATCAGTCAGGCCGACTTTGCCCATGCCGCAAACTTTCCGCTGATTGGGGTAGGTATTGCCGGCACACTCATCATGTGTGCTCTGCTGGTGCTTACGGCAAGGATGACGGTGACGCCCTATCAGGCAAGAGGCGTAGTGGTTCAGGGCGGTTTCAGAGCCAACATGGGTATTATCGGTCTGGCTTACTGCGCCAATACGTACGGGCCCGAAGGGCTGGCTGCCGCCTCTGTATACCTGGGCTGTATCACGATTTTATTTAATATTTTGTCGGTGATTGTGCTTAACTTTTATCAGACCGGCCACCGCTCTGTGAGCAAACAAATCAAGGGGATCACTAAAAATCCGCTGATCATTTCCATTGTCGTGGCGCTGCCCTTTTCCTATTACTCATGGACACTGCCTGACGCCATTCTTAAAACCGGCGAATATGTTTCCCAGTTGACCTTACCGCTTGCGCTCATCTGTACCGGCGCCTCGCTGCAATTCCGATCATTCTCCGCCGACTGGTTTAATATCACCCTTAGTACAGTGAGCAAATGCATTCTTTATCCCGCGCTGATGGTAGGGCTGGCGTATCTTGCCGGATTTACCGGAATGAGCCTGGGGATTGTGCTGCTACTGTCGATTGCCCCGACAGCCGCTGCCAGCTATGTGATGGTAAGAAATATGGGCGGAGACCACCGGCTGGCTGCCAGTATTATTGCCGTGTCCACACTGGTTTCATTACCGGTAACAGCACTGGCATTCGGAACATTGACTGCTCTGAATCTGGTATAG